CACCGCTTGGCGCAGGGACTCGGTCGCCCGGTCCCAATCGGCCGGGTCGCCGACGTACTTCTCCGGCCGGGTGGAGAGATGCGCCTCGATGTCGGTGAACCCGAACGCGGCGAGCATCCGGATCGAGAATCGGAGGACATCCTCGATCTCTTCCACGATCTTATCCGGCGGGCAGATGATGTGCGCGTCGTCCTGGGTGAACCCGCGCACGCGCAGCAGTCCGTGCAGGACGCCGCTCTTCTCATAGCGATACACCGTGCCCAGCTCGGCGAACCGCAGCGGCAGATCGCGGTAGGACCGGGTTGCGCTCTTGTAGATCATGATGTGGAACGGGCAGTTCATCGGCTTGATGAAGTACTCCTGACCCTCGATATCCATCGGGGCGTACATCGCCTCGCGGTAGAAATCGAGGTGGCCGCTGCGGGCCCACAGCCCAGCCCGGCCGATGTGCGGGGTGTAGACGAGCTCGTATCCAGACTTGTAGTGCTCTTCCTTCCAGAACGTCTCGATCACATGGCGGATGCGCGCCCCTTTGGGGTGCCACAGGGCAAGGCCGGGTCCGACCTCGTCCGACATCGAGTACAAGTCGAGGGTCCGACCCAATTTCCGGTGGTCGCGCGCCTTCGCCTCCTCGACCTGTTGCAAGTAGGAATCGAGTTCCTTCTTGGTGAAGAACGCGGTTCCGTAGATCCGCTGGAGCATCGCCGCGGTCGGATCCCCGCGCCAGTAGGCGCCGGCGACCCCGGTCAGCTTGAAGTACTTCGCCTGTCCGGTCGAGCGCAGATGCGGGCCGCGGCACAGGTCGACAAACTCCCCTTGGGAAAACAGGGTGACCGTCTTGTCCTCGATCTCATCGAGAAGTTCGAGCTTCAGGTCCTCGCCGCGGCGGATGAGGAGGGAGCGAGCGTCCCCCTTGGAGACGACCTTCCGTTCGATCGGAAGGTCCGCGGCGATGATCTTGCGCATCTCGGCCTCAATCCGCTCCAGGTCCTCCGGGGTGAAGCTCTGATCGAGCTCGAAGTCGTAGTAGAACCCGTCCTTGATCGCCGGACCGATCCCGAGCTTCGCCTGCGGGAACAGCCTCTTCACCGCCTGGGCCATGATGTGCGTCGTCGTGTGGCGCAGGACCTCCAGGGCCTGCGGGGAATCGGACGTGACGAGCGTGAGGGTGCAGTCCTCGGTGAGGGTTTCACGCAGGTCGCGCAGTTTACCATCGACGTAT
This window of the Candidatus Bipolaricaulota bacterium genome carries:
- the thrS gene encoding threonine--tRNA ligase; translated protein: MIHVSLPDGSTREFEPGISILAVAEAIGPRLAKDAVCAYVDGKLRDLRETLTEDCTLTLVTSDSPQALEVLRHTTTHIMAQAVKRLFPQAKLGIGPAIKDGFYYDFELDQSFTPEDLERIEAEMRKIIAADLPIERKVVSKGDARSLLIRRGEDLKLELLDEIEDKTVTLFSQGEFVDLCRGPHLRSTGQAKYFKLTGVAGAYWRGDPTAAMLQRIYGTAFFTKKELDSYLQQVEEAKARDHRKLGRTLDLYSMSDEVGPGLALWHPKGARIRHVIETFWKEEHYKSGYELVYTPHIGRAGLWARSGHLDFYREAMYAPMDIEGQEYFIKPMNCPFHIMIYKSATRSYRDLPLRFAELGTVYRYEKSGVLHGLLRVRGFTQDDAHIICPPDKIVEEIEDVLRFSIRMLAAFGFTDIEAHLSTRPEKYVGDPADWDRATESLRQAVEACGVDYSVKPGEGAFYGPKIDIDVHDSLGRSWQLSTIQFDFNLPERFDMTYIGEDGQPHRPYMVHRALLGSLERFFGILIEHYAGAFPVWLAPVQAVILPVNDAVADYAREVRDALVSAGIRADAWTDRSRTLNYMIRQAQLEKVPYMLVVGPRERDAGTVALRLRSEEDLGAKPLAEVIEFMQEKIRTRALL